A window from Vigna angularis cultivar LongXiaoDou No.4 chromosome 7, ASM1680809v1, whole genome shotgun sequence encodes these proteins:
- the LOC128197715 gene encoding uncharacterized protein LOC128197715, with protein MTSSRSGPTGGGGRSVTRMPDVTSRRVNEKPMTVEFDPRTFVPIGAHAASFKSYLGVMAKAHVPIVATCWDDVPQVDKNLLWQHILENWNIPNDERIRKKILSHIAVRWRDFKTRMTHQYVFGSKQNNTPYKKYKITEEEWVQFKESRLTPEWQVKRIAAQQRQKLNDTSHVLSRGGYGLLEKKMRKRRAEELGLESPDLAPPPARHELWKAARTKSNGQFTSQSAQEISQRISQGTFVAQGREDLLVTAIGRLDRPGRVRGVGGAVGLRDYFGPKPRSTEVVTREMYQFLVDEDHPRVVAMGR; from the exons ATGACGAGCTCTAGATCAGGTCCGACGGGAGGAGGGGGTAGATCTGTGACTCGGATGCCTGATGTCACATCTCGTCGGGTTAATGAGAAACCAATGACGGTGGAGTTTGATCCCCGAACATTTGTGCCTATTGGGGCACATGCAGCATCGTTCAAAAGTTACTTGGGCGTGATGGCAAAAGCACATGTCCCTATTGTCGCTACCTGTTGGGATGATGTCCCACAGGTTGACAAAAATCTACTATGGCAGcatattttg gAAAATTGGAATATCCCTAATGAtgagaggataaggaagaagattttatcCCACATTGCAGTCCGGTGGAGGGACTTCAAGACGAGAATGACACATCAATACGTCTTTGGCTCTAAACAGAATAACACtccttataaaaaatataaaataactgaggAGGAGTGGGTGCAGTTTAAAGAATCTAGACTTACTCCTGAGTGGcag gTGAAAAGGATAGCCGCCCAGCAGAGGCAGAAGCTTAATGATACATCACACGTACTGTCACGTGGTGGTTATGGgttattagagaaaaagatgagaaaacgtCGCGCTGAGGAGTTAGGTCTTGAGTCACCTGATCTAGCACCTCCACCAGCCAGACATGAATTATGGAAGGCTGCACGGACAAAGTCCAATGGCCAGTTTACATCCCAGTCTGCTCAGGAGATATCccagagaatt AGTCAAGGCACATTTGTGGCACAAGGTAGGGAGGACCTCCTAGTAACAGCCATAGGTCGGCTAGACCGTCCAGGTCGTGTGCGTGGTGTTGGAGGAGCTGTTGGATTgagggactactttggccctaaaccAAGAAGCACAGAAGTCGTGACTCGGGAAATG TATCAGTTTTTGGTTGATGAGGATCATCCGCGCGTAGTGGCCATGGGACGATAG